Proteins encoded within one genomic window of Eurosta solidaginis isolate ZX-2024a chromosome 1, ASM4086904v1, whole genome shotgun sequence:
- the LOC137237670 gene encoding RRP12-like protein isoform X1: MIKSMSAMAKDTRRFCRIQIGYLLKKVCKRFTAEELIKFVPGDVEVTHRRLKKIRKQMRRENRKRLNEKDKNDDEDSEFVAGLEKKSVTFDDILADSDSDLPEDMDIEDGAHDRADKKKQKRKSSMYFHT; the protein is encoded by the exons ATTAAATCAATGTCAGCTATGGCCAAAGACACCAGACGCTTTTGTCGAATACAAATTGGTTATTTGTTGAAAAAAGTTTGCAAACGATTCACTgctgaagaattaattaaatttgtACCAGGCGATGTTGAAGTAACGCACCGACGTCTCAAGAAAATACGAAAGCAAATGCGACGTGAAAATAGAAAACGGTTGAATGAGAAGGATAAGAACGATGATGAAGATTCTGAATTTGTTGCGGGGCTGGAAAAGAAGAGCGTAAC CTTCGATGACATACTAGCAGATTCAGATTCTGATTTACCCGAAGATATGGATATCGAAGATGGCGCGCATGATAGGGCtgataaaaagaaacaaaaacgcAAAAGCAGTATGTACTTCCATACGTGA
- the LOC137237670 gene encoding RRP12-like protein isoform X2, which yields MSAMAKDTRRFCRIQIGYLLKKVCKRFTAEELIKFVPGDVEVTHRRLKKIRKQMRRENRKRLNEKDKNDDEDSEFVAGLEKKSVTFDDILADSDSDLPEDMDIEDGAHDRADKKKQKRKSSMYFHT from the exons ATGTCAGCTATGGCCAAAGACACCAGACGCTTTTGTCGAATACAAATTGGTTATTTGTTGAAAAAAGTTTGCAAACGATTCACTgctgaagaattaattaaatttgtACCAGGCGATGTTGAAGTAACGCACCGACGTCTCAAGAAAATACGAAAGCAAATGCGACGTGAAAATAGAAAACGGTTGAATGAGAAGGATAAGAACGATGATGAAGATTCTGAATTTGTTGCGGGGCTGGAAAAGAAGAGCGTAAC CTTCGATGACATACTAGCAGATTCAGATTCTGATTTACCCGAAGATATGGATATCGAAGATGGCGCGCATGATAGGGCtgataaaaagaaacaaaaacgcAAAAGCAGTATGTACTTCCATACGTGA